From the Paludibacterium paludis genome, one window contains:
- the sctN gene encoding type III secretion system ATPase SctN, giving the protein MNQTTLLKPLAHPARLAGPLIEAPLPGVSIGELCEIQASASDPRVVGRAQVVGFQGAGTLLNLMGSRIGLSREMVLVPTGRRLDVEVSDARLGSVMDPSGREVLRFAEPRAGEDGERREADALPPPFTERAGIRDVLATGVRAIDSLLTCGVGQRIGIFASAGCGKTTLMNMLIDHSDADVYVIGLIGERGREVTEFVETLRQSPHRDRCVLVYATSDFASVDRCNAALVATAVAEYFRDQGRRVVLFVDSLTRYARALRDVALAAGEMPARRGYPASVFDALPALLERPGNTAHGSITAFYTVLLENEDEPDPVAEEIKSILDGHIRLSRKLAGQGHFPAIDMLASLSRVATQIIGPDHREAADEARRVLARLDDMQWTVELGEYRPGENHDNDRAMALKEPLMAFLRQSTDEAVSVSAALEHLSGILA; this is encoded by the coding sequence ATGAACCAGACAACGCTGCTCAAACCGCTTGCACACCCGGCGAGGCTCGCCGGACCGCTGATCGAGGCGCCGCTTCCGGGCGTGTCGATCGGCGAGTTGTGCGAAATCCAGGCCTCGGCGAGCGATCCGCGCGTTGTCGGCCGCGCGCAAGTGGTCGGGTTTCAGGGAGCGGGCACGCTGCTCAATCTGATGGGCAGCCGCATCGGTCTGTCGCGCGAGATGGTGCTGGTTCCGACCGGCCGGCGTCTCGATGTGGAGGTGTCCGATGCGCGTCTGGGCAGCGTGATGGATCCGTCCGGCCGCGAAGTGCTGCGCTTTGCCGAACCCCGCGCGGGAGAGGACGGTGAACGGCGCGAGGCCGATGCCTTGCCGCCTCCGTTCACCGAGCGCGCGGGTATCCGCGATGTGCTGGCCACCGGAGTGCGGGCGATCGATTCGCTGCTGACCTGCGGCGTTGGCCAGCGCATCGGGATTTTCGCGTCGGCCGGCTGCGGCAAGACCACCCTGATGAACATGCTCATCGATCATAGCGACGCGGATGTCTACGTGATCGGCCTGATCGGCGAGCGTGGCCGCGAGGTGACCGAGTTCGTCGAAACCCTGCGCCAGTCGCCGCATCGCGACCGTTGCGTGCTGGTCTACGCGACCTCCGATTTCGCCTCTGTGGATCGCTGCAATGCCGCGCTGGTCGCGACCGCGGTGGCCGAATACTTCCGCGATCAGGGAAGGCGGGTCGTGTTGTTCGTCGATTCGCTGACCCGGTACGCCCGCGCATTGCGCGACGTGGCGCTGGCCGCCGGTGAAATGCCGGCCCGGCGCGGTTACCCCGCCTCCGTGTTCGATGCGCTGCCGGCCCTTCTCGAGCGCCCGGGCAATACCGCGCACGGCAGTATCACTGCGTTTTACACCGTGCTGCTCGAGAACGAGGACGAACCCGATCCGGTCGCCGAGGAGATCAAGTCGATCCTGGACGGCCACATCCGCTTGAGCCGCAAGCTGGCGGGGCAGGGGCACTTCCCTGCCATCGACATGCTCGCGAGCTTGAGCCGCGTGGCCACCCAGATCATCGGGCCTGATCACCGGGAAGCCGCCGACGAGGCGCGCCGCGTACTGGCGAGGCTCGACGACATGCAATGGACCGTGGAGCTCGGGGAGTATCGCCCGGGTGAGAACCATGACAACGACCGGGCGATGGCGCTCAAGGAACCGCTGATGGCGTTTCTGCGCCAGAGCACCGACGAAGCGGTGTCCGTCTCCGCCGCCCTGGAGCATCTGAGTGGAATCCTGGCGTAA
- the spaK gene encoding SPI-1 type III secretion system chaperone SpaK (involved in a secretory pathway responsible for the surface presentation of determinants needed for the entry of Salmonella species into mammalian cells) produces MYSHNLDIARLVRDALTESGCSESLIGDLDGHSTIALDFKDIPSLFVTANEDGIWIWSRIAEYNPAAIDNRAAAILQHLMSGSAFMVAGHPVLTVGEGYLEYKALVKEEWLSDSQRFSEVLNGFFERIEAMDEIVNR; encoded by the coding sequence ATGTATAGCCATAACCTCGATATCGCGCGTCTGGTCAGGGATGCCCTGACGGAATCCGGTTGTTCGGAATCGCTGATCGGCGATCTGGACGGTCACTCGACCATCGCACTGGACTTCAAGGATATCCCGAGCCTGTTCGTTACTGCGAACGAGGACGGTATCTGGATCTGGTCGCGCATCGCCGAGTACAACCCGGCCGCCATCGACAACCGCGCCGCCGCGATTTTGCAGCACCTGATGAGTGGGTCCGCCTTCATGGTCGCCGGCCATCCGGTGCTCACCGTCGGCGAGGGATACCTCGAATACAAAGCGCTGGTGAAAGAAGAGTGGCTGAGCGACAGCCAGCGCTTCTCCGAAGTGCTCAACGGTTTCTTCGAGCGCATCGAAGCCATGGACGAGATCGTCAACCGATGA
- a CDS encoding EscV/YscV/HrcV family type III secretion system export apparatus protein: MNRFLQHIKSRPELLILLLVVTIIAMLIIPLPTFLVDFLIGLNITIALLVFMGSFYIERILGFSTFPSVLLITTLFRLALSISTSRLILIEANAGEIISSFGQFVIGDNLAVGFVIFAIVTVVQFIVITKGSERVAEVAARFSLDGMPGKQMSIDADLKAGTIDADGARERRKTLEQESQLYGSFDGAMKFIKGDAIAGIIVIFVNFIGGISIGMVQHGMDMSTALSTYTILTIGDGLVAQIPALLIAISAGFIVTRVNGEEKNLGQSIMGQLLGNSFTLLVTAILALSIGFLPGFPLPVFVILSALLGGLYLHRLRASRKTEGSGAASADQAAADPLNDDGGRIITDLDSLSAQTVPLMLVLHDSRRAEAESLRLAERLRSQYFLDYGVRLPEIVLRYTASTTTNRCVVLINEVRADELPVHFGMSRVINANDEIAHLGLEYVQDIQSMESAPAFWFRAGDKERLQAMGYALRSAEDELYMCFANLLSRSVTEFFGVQETKNMIDQLEKGYPDLVKEAYRHATVQRIAEVLQRLLMEKISIRNMKLILEALAQWAPREKDVIALVEQVRGSLGRYICQKFANGGQLAALMVSAGLEERIRRGVRQTATGTFLNLEPAETDDILDTVAAGLSDLPMSQKDLVLLASVDVRRFLKKLIESRFRDLEVLSFGEITDTVSVNVIKTL; the protein is encoded by the coding sequence ATGAATCGCTTTTTGCAACATATCAAATCCCGGCCGGAACTCTTGATCCTGCTGTTGGTGGTGACCATCATCGCCATGCTGATCATTCCGTTGCCGACATTTCTGGTGGATTTCCTGATCGGCCTGAACATCACCATCGCGCTTCTGGTGTTCATGGGGTCGTTCTACATCGAACGCATTCTCGGCTTCTCGACCTTTCCCTCGGTGCTGCTGATCACCACGCTGTTCCGCCTGGCGCTGTCCATCAGCACCAGCCGGCTGATCCTGATCGAAGCGAACGCCGGAGAAATCATTTCCAGCTTCGGCCAGTTCGTCATCGGCGACAACCTGGCGGTAGGGTTCGTGATCTTCGCCATCGTGACCGTGGTGCAGTTCATCGTGATCACCAAGGGTTCCGAGCGGGTGGCCGAAGTCGCCGCGCGTTTCTCTCTGGACGGGATGCCCGGCAAGCAGATGAGCATCGACGCGGATCTGAAGGCCGGCACCATCGACGCCGACGGCGCGCGCGAACGGCGCAAGACCCTCGAGCAGGAGAGCCAGTTGTACGGTTCCTTCGATGGCGCGATGAAGTTCATCAAGGGCGATGCCATCGCCGGGATCATCGTGATTTTCGTCAACTTCATCGGCGGCATTTCCATCGGCATGGTGCAGCACGGCATGGACATGTCGACCGCGCTGTCCACCTACACCATCCTGACCATCGGTGACGGCCTGGTCGCGCAGATTCCCGCGCTCCTGATCGCCATCAGCGCGGGTTTCATTGTGACCCGCGTCAACGGAGAGGAGAAGAACCTCGGCCAAAGCATCATGGGCCAGTTGCTCGGCAACTCGTTCACCTTGCTGGTGACCGCGATCCTGGCGCTCTCCATCGGCTTTTTGCCGGGTTTCCCGCTGCCGGTTTTCGTGATCCTGTCGGCGCTGCTGGGCGGTCTGTATCTGCATCGCCTGCGCGCCTCCCGCAAGACCGAGGGGAGCGGCGCCGCTTCGGCGGATCAGGCCGCGGCCGACCCGCTGAACGATGACGGCGGCCGCATCATCACCGACCTTGACTCGCTCTCGGCCCAGACCGTGCCCCTGATGCTGGTGCTGCACGACAGCCGCAGAGCCGAGGCCGAATCCCTGCGCCTGGCCGAGCGGCTGCGCAGCCAGTACTTCCTCGACTATGGCGTGCGCCTGCCCGAGATCGTGCTGCGCTATACCGCGTCCACCACGACGAACCGCTGCGTGGTGCTGATCAATGAAGTGCGCGCGGACGAGCTGCCCGTGCATTTCGGCATGAGCCGGGTGATCAACGCCAATGACGAAATCGCGCATCTTGGCCTCGAATACGTGCAGGACATCCAGAGCATGGAGAGCGCGCCGGCTTTCTGGTTCCGCGCCGGCGACAAGGAGCGTCTGCAGGCCATGGGCTACGCGCTGCGCAGTGCCGAAGACGAACTGTATATGTGTTTCGCCAATCTGCTGTCCCGTTCGGTTACCGAGTTCTTCGGCGTGCAGGAGACCAAGAACATGATCGACCAGCTGGAAAAGGGGTATCCGGATCTGGTCAAGGAAGCCTACCGGCACGCGACCGTGCAGCGCATCGCCGAAGTGCTGCAGCGCTTGCTGATGGAAAAAATCTCGATCCGCAACATGAAGCTGATTCTGGAAGCGCTGGCGCAATGGGCGCCCCGCGAAAAGGATGTGATCGCGCTGGTCGAACAGGTGCGCGGCAGCCTCGGCCGTTATATCTGCCAGAAATTCGCCAATGGCGGCCAGCTTGCCGCGCTGATGGTATCCGCCGGGTTGGAAGAACGGATCCGCCGCGGTGTGCGCCAGACCGCGACCGGCACTTTCCTGAACCTGGAGCCGGCCGAAACGGATGACATTCTGGATACCGTCGCCGCGGGCCTCTCCGATCTGCCGATGTCGCAAAAAGACCTGGTCCTGCTGGCCTCGGTCGACGTGCGGCGCTTCCTGAAAAAACTCATCGAAAGCCGTTTCCGGGATCTGGAAGTGCTGTCTTTCGGTGAAATCACCGACACCGTTTCAGTCAACGTCATCAAGACACTTTAA
- the sctW gene encoding type III secretion system gatekeeper subunit SctW: MQIRNGIAFPQPRPLETLGDESGRRPVAEGDAPEQLAVNDSALEAMLFQEVSAQDGSELYAAMGRRFRDRLKDERSDFPQGNFDRVLEDGASDGARQLQALAELEEVPFERLFQEARKMFSDDSDLILVLRELMRRKGIKEVVRRRLRQLHDQIEQQADPRRLKAGINCGLKARLFGSKLKVDARLLRETYRQFLENDDSGVPSYEAWIVMYGVEARDRVLRFVGDALIADMNALDPSCHRLEFFPLLARIGTLRVLSSADQLFVGRALATGRLRDLNDSEGDWVAFLLGALQYPDEIGEALDLAIGDRLPLCRAAERSEALQALLRHLSAVPGILFAGDGGRDAALDFLLERASEAFDHEQRERRMTHGGQR, encoded by the coding sequence ATGCAAATCCGTAACGGGATCGCTTTCCCTCAGCCGCGTCCCCTGGAGACGCTCGGCGACGAGTCGGGCCGCCGCCCGGTCGCAGAGGGCGATGCGCCGGAGCAACTGGCCGTCAATGACTCCGCCCTGGAAGCCATGCTGTTCCAGGAGGTGTCCGCACAGGACGGATCCGAGCTCTACGCGGCGATGGGCCGGCGATTCCGCGACCGCCTGAAGGACGAGCGGTCGGATTTTCCGCAGGGCAATTTCGACCGCGTGCTCGAGGACGGCGCGTCGGACGGCGCCAGGCAGCTGCAGGCGCTGGCCGAACTGGAGGAGGTGCCGTTCGAGCGCCTGTTCCAGGAGGCCAGAAAGATGTTTTCGGACGACAGCGACCTGATTCTCGTGCTGCGCGAGCTGATGCGCCGCAAGGGCATCAAGGAAGTGGTTCGCCGCCGGCTGCGCCAGTTGCATGACCAGATCGAACAGCAGGCGGATCCGCGCCGCCTGAAGGCCGGCATCAACTGCGGTCTGAAGGCCCGCCTGTTCGGTTCGAAGCTGAAGGTCGATGCCCGGCTGCTGCGCGAAACCTACCGGCAGTTTCTCGAGAACGACGATAGCGGTGTGCCCAGCTACGAAGCCTGGATCGTCATGTATGGCGTCGAGGCGCGCGACCGGGTGCTGCGTTTTGTCGGCGACGCGCTGATCGCGGACATGAACGCGCTCGATCCGAGCTGCCATCGTCTCGAATTCTTTCCGCTGCTCGCTCGCATCGGCACCTTGCGCGTGCTCAGTTCGGCCGACCAGCTGTTTGTCGGACGGGCGCTCGCCACGGGCCGGTTGCGGGATCTGAACGACAGCGAAGGCGACTGGGTGGCTTTTCTGCTGGGGGCGCTGCAGTACCCGGACGAGATCGGCGAAGCGCTCGATCTGGCCATCGGTGACCGTTTGCCCCTGTGCCGCGCGGCCGAACGCTCGGAAGCCCTGCAGGCGCTCCTTCGTCACCTTTCCGCCGTGCCGGGAATACTGTTTGCCGGAGACGGCGGGCGTGATGCGGCCCTCGACTTCCTGCTGGAACGGGCCTCGGAAGCTTTTGACCATGAACAACGCGAGCGTCGCATGACGCACGGAGGCCAGCGATGA
- the sctC gene encoding type III secretion system outer membrane ring subunit SctC gives MTHWKNRAICLLMILSITPSAVMAAPQGAAVAADAVAQAKPAAQGYVATNQGLRAFFDAISARLHKPVVISNRAERKSISGKFDLSDPQGLLERVSREMGLVWYYDGQSIYVYDAQEVKNAVVALHQLSLGAFTDFLKKSGLYDKRFPVKGDPMTGVFYISGPPMYVDLVSNLASFMDKDVQHDSSTREKVAVIHLHNTFVSDRTYPVRGQSVVLPGMATAIQSLLTSGKTRLDTSVRQSAPADTKPAPPTADAANQPTDLSDSISRLRAALAPSANAALPGAAGQNAQPEVDGMVPVSVVAYPSTNSLLVKGTPEAVRFVENLVAALDIPKRQVELSLWIIDIDKQDLDQLGVDWQGSVGIGGKLGVSFGDNVPTSTLDGATFLARVQALSQKGNAQIVSRPVVLTQENVPAVFDNNRTIYTKVTGERTANLDHYTFGTMIDVLPRFADNDKAIEMRLNIEDGNDDGTSGDTVDGLPAVNRTTINTVARVPKGKSLLVGGYTVDQASDGQSKIPLLGDIPWVGGLFRTTRKNRSNAVRVFLIEPRVIDSSAGLDPSASGLGADLASSVNLPADARMDKVKRVLSGASHANP, from the coding sequence ATGACCCACTGGAAAAACCGGGCGATTTGCCTGCTGATGATTCTGTCGATCACGCCTTCCGCCGTCATGGCCGCGCCGCAGGGCGCCGCGGTGGCGGCCGACGCCGTCGCGCAGGCCAAGCCCGCCGCGCAAGGCTATGTGGCGACCAACCAGGGCCTGCGCGCCTTTTTCGATGCGATTTCCGCCCGGCTGCACAAGCCTGTCGTGATCAGCAACCGTGCCGAGCGCAAGTCCATTTCCGGCAAGTTCGACCTGTCCGACCCGCAGGGGCTGCTCGAGCGGGTATCCCGGGAAATGGGCCTGGTCTGGTACTACGATGGGCAGTCCATTTATGTTTACGACGCCCAGGAGGTCAAGAACGCGGTCGTGGCGCTGCATCAGCTGTCGCTGGGCGCCTTCACCGATTTCCTGAAAAAATCCGGCCTCTACGACAAGCGCTTTCCCGTCAAGGGCGATCCGATGACCGGCGTGTTCTATATCTCCGGTCCGCCCATGTATGTCGACCTGGTGAGCAACCTGGCGTCCTTCATGGACAAGGATGTCCAGCACGATAGCTCGACCCGGGAAAAAGTCGCGGTCATTCACCTGCACAACACCTTCGTTTCCGACCGGACGTACCCGGTGCGCGGCCAAAGTGTGGTGCTGCCCGGCATGGCAACGGCGATCCAGAGCCTGCTGACCAGCGGCAAAACCCGTCTGGATACCTCGGTCCGGCAAAGCGCGCCGGCCGACACCAAGCCGGCTCCCCCCACGGCCGACGCGGCGAACCAGCCCACCGATCTGTCCGACTCCATCTCCAGACTGCGCGCGGCGCTCGCGCCTTCGGCCAATGCCGCTTTGCCCGGCGCCGCCGGCCAGAACGCGCAACCGGAAGTCGACGGGATGGTGCCGGTCAGTGTCGTGGCCTATCCGAGCACCAACAGCCTGCTGGTCAAAGGCACGCCCGAGGCCGTGCGCTTCGTGGAGAACTTGGTGGCGGCGCTGGATATACCCAAGCGTCAGGTCGAATTGTCGCTGTGGATCATCGATATCGATAAGCAGGACCTCGATCAACTGGGCGTGGACTGGCAGGGCAGCGTGGGCATCGGCGGCAAGCTGGGCGTGAGTTTCGGCGACAACGTACCGACCAGCACGCTCGATGGCGCCACATTCCTGGCCCGCGTGCAGGCTTTGAGCCAGAAGGGCAATGCGCAGATCGTTTCCCGTCCGGTGGTGCTCACCCAGGAAAATGTGCCCGCGGTATTCGACAACAACCGCACCATTTACACCAAGGTTACCGGAGAGCGTACCGCCAATCTCGACCACTACACCTTCGGCACCATGATCGATGTGCTGCCGCGTTTCGCCGATAACGACAAGGCCATCGAAATGCGCCTGAACATCGAGGATGGCAACGACGACGGCACCAGCGGCGATACGGTCGATGGTCTGCCGGCGGTGAACCGTACCACGATCAACACCGTGGCGCGGGTGCCCAAGGGCAAGAGTCTGCTGGTGGGCGGTTACACGGTCGACCAGGCCTCGGACGGGCAGAGCAAGATTCCGCTGCTGGGCGATATTCCCTGGGTCGGCGGGCTGTTCCGCACCACCCGGAAAAACCGTTCCAACGCCGTGCGGGTATTCCTGATCGAACCTCGTGTCATCGACAGTTCGGCCGGGCTCGACCCGTCCGCCAGCGGTCTGGGCGCGGACCTCGCCTCCTCGGTGAATCTGCCCGCCGATGCCCGCATGGACAAAGTGAAGCGCGTTCTGTCCGGAGCCTCGCATGCAAATCCGTAA
- a CDS encoding AraC family transcriptional regulator: MFSDDLLIKLPQRRVGPDSPIHNAALSVLLARACGGPATIVLSSPSGDIPQVLAAGDTRLMCARSGEWRVESGEADVTVLNEVFFVKLLSFLDEARNLSSAQDPDNSPFLNLPVDLALDSDRRHIEFWFLGRTLENDRALDPFLALLRRTEAYWLVRYLITASDKLAGASLGELGEQYGLSYSHFRRICKQALGNNAKSELKGWRIARSLLEVVEHRMTLTDVALKYGYASSSHFSTEIKNRLGVSPRSLTDITSLPLDSTQ; encoded by the coding sequence ATGTTTTCCGATGATTTGCTGATCAAGTTGCCGCAAAGGCGGGTGGGCCCGGACAGCCCGATTCACAATGCCGCGCTGTCCGTGCTGTTGGCTCGCGCATGCGGCGGGCCGGCGACCATCGTGCTGTCCTCGCCGTCCGGCGATATCCCGCAAGTGCTCGCCGCTGGCGATACGCGATTGATGTGCGCGCGTTCCGGGGAGTGGCGCGTCGAATCCGGCGAGGCCGACGTCACGGTGCTCAACGAAGTGTTCTTCGTCAAGCTGCTGTCGTTTCTGGATGAGGCCCGCAACCTTTCCTCAGCGCAGGATCCGGACAATTCGCCGTTTTTGAATCTGCCGGTGGATCTCGCGCTGGACAGCGACCGCCGCCATATCGAGTTCTGGTTTCTCGGCCGCACCCTGGAAAACGATCGCGCGCTCGATCCCTTTCTCGCGCTCTTGCGCCGCACGGAAGCCTACTGGCTGGTGCGCTACCTGATCACCGCCTCGGACAAACTCGCCGGAGCGAGCCTCGGCGAACTGGGCGAGCAGTACGGCCTATCGTATTCGCACTTCCGCCGGATCTGCAAGCAGGCGCTCGGCAACAATGCCAAGTCCGAACTGAAGGGCTGGCGCATCGCGCGTTCCCTGCTCGAAGTCGTCGAGCATCGCATGACTCTCACCGACGTGGCCCTCAAGTACGGCTATGCCTCGTCGTCCCACTTTTCCACCGAGATCAAGAACCGTCTGGGCGTTTCGCCGCGTTCATTGACGGATATCACCTCGCTACCTTTGGATTCGACGCAATGA
- a CDS encoding alkaline phosphatase family protein: MDKPDTLPTECFPDFGNNTLVNLMSRLGRAAGAPTPYAELAHPALADIETGNHIVLLVIDGLGVAQLEALDSAPTLSRHLAGSIRSVFPATTSTAITSLMTGETPAMHGLTGWHTYCADTGQIVMPLPLGVRHPHPPLETDPAVLAGALYAAPSLFSRMTRAATVHQPVFLAHSPYSLHHSGTARRVPWKTLRDLVDHLLEACRTAEPGFHYAYIPQLDTVMHEHGPASSEARDCLAAIDTAFAALAAGKPAGATLIVTADHGFVDAPPERRIDIAAYPELAGELRLPLSGEPRAVFCHVREGRADAFLHAARERLGHAAWCVPSGELMRAGVFGPGEPHPRLASRIGDVTLLLREEWTLGDTLPHEKPYRLRGMHGGISDAETRIPLIVA, translated from the coding sequence ATGGATAAACCGGATACCTTGCCGACGGAGTGCTTTCCGGACTTCGGCAACAATACGCTGGTCAATCTGATGAGCCGGCTGGGACGCGCGGCCGGCGCGCCGACGCCCTATGCCGAGCTGGCCCACCCCGCGCTCGCGGATATCGAAACTGGGAATCACATCGTATTGCTGGTGATCGACGGTCTGGGCGTGGCGCAGCTGGAAGCCCTGGACTCGGCGCCGACGCTGTCGCGCCATCTGGCGGGCTCGATCCGTTCGGTCTTCCCCGCCACCACCAGCACGGCCATCACCTCGCTGATGACAGGGGAAACCCCGGCGATGCACGGACTGACAGGGTGGCACACCTACTGCGCCGACACCGGCCAGATCGTCATGCCGCTGCCTCTTGGCGTGCGCCACCCCCACCCGCCGCTCGAAACGGACCCTGCTGTATTGGCAGGCGCGCTGTATGCGGCCCCTTCCCTGTTCTCCCGCATGACGCGCGCCGCGACCGTGCATCAGCCGGTGTTTCTCGCCCATTCGCCCTACAGTCTTCATCACTCGGGCACGGCACGGCGCGTGCCGTGGAAAACCCTGCGCGACCTCGTCGATCATCTGCTGGAAGCATGCCGCACCGCGGAGCCGGGATTTCATTACGCGTATATCCCGCAGCTGGATACCGTGATGCACGAGCACGGGCCGGCCAGTTCAGAAGCGCGCGACTGCCTGGCGGCCATCGACACGGCGTTCGCCGCCCTCGCCGCCGGCAAGCCGGCCGGAGCCACGCTGATCGTCACCGCCGATCACGGTTTTGTCGACGCGCCGCCCGAGCGGCGCATCGATATCGCCGCTTACCCGGAGTTGGCCGGCGAGCTGCGCCTGCCGTTATCGGGCGAGCCGCGGGCGGTGTTCTGTCATGTCAGGGAAGGACGCGCCGACGCTTTCTTGCACGCGGCGCGGGAACGACTCGGCCATGCGGCGTGGTGCGTGCCGAGCGGGGAATTGATGCGGGCGGGGGTGTTCGGACCGGGCGAGCCGCACCCCCGCCTCGCCTCGAGGATCGGGGATGTCACGCTGCTGCTCAGGGAAGAATGGACACTGGGGGATACCTTGCCGCACGAGAAGCCCTACCGGCTCAGGGGCATGCACGGCGGAATCAGCGATGCGGAAACGCGCATCCCGCTGATCGTCGCTTAA